From a region of the Arachis ipaensis cultivar K30076 chromosome B09, Araip1.1, whole genome shotgun sequence genome:
- the LOC107615055 gene encoding uncharacterized protein LOC107615055 produces the protein MPVAGEVSQPPRGHRKVIVKKRKSDVVDLSEESSEKDRGISLEEIQAFMVNQKKLHEMSEQSKGLSVWGKEYPYMAVAGEFCQSSADVSLANEVGEIAIGQYMQVVGLRLASLGRSQELKHKKVTVEKEECLLLKEELAENKVTVVELRTKLAESEKQLKETKDNYAKDIEDLKKKEADLASMKSRLIEVTAQLKEMEKKKGDEILDSFVEGFERASLQVKFLAPEVDLSEMDPGKIVRDGKMVEDDGVAEDGADNV, from the exons ATGCCAGTGGCTGGAGAAGTTAGTCAGCCTCCTCGTGGGCATAGGAAAGTGATTGTGAAGAAGAGGAAATCTGACGTGGTGGACTTGTCTGAAGAATCTAGTGAAAAGGATAGAGGTATATCTTTGGAAGAAATTCAAGCCTTTATGGTTAATCAGAAAAAGCTTCATGAAATGTCCGAGCAGAGCAAAGGTTTGTCAGTGTGGGGAAAAGAGTATCCTTATATGGCTGTAGCGGGCGAGTTTTGTCAGTCCTCGGCTGATGTATCTTTGGCTAACGAGGTTGGTGAAATTGCTATTGGGCAATATATGCAG GTGGTTGGTTTGCGGCTGGCCAGTTTAGGGCGTAGCCAAGAGTTGAAACATAAGAAAGTGACAGTTGAAAAAGAGGAGTGTTTGTTGTTGAAAGAAGAATTGGCTGAAAATAAAGTTACTGTGGTGGAGTTACGTACTAAATTGGCTGAATCTGAGAAGCAGTTGAAAGAAACAAAGGATAATTATGCTAAGGATATTGAGgatttaaagaaaaaagaagctGATTTGGCGAGTATGAAATCTCGACTGATTGAAGTTACTGCTCAACTAAAAGAGATGGAGAAGAAAAAAGGGGATGAGATAttggattcctttgttgaggGTTTTGAAAGAGCGTCTCTACAGGTTAAGTTCTTGGCTCCTGAAGTTGATCTGTCTGAAATGGATCCGGGGAAGATCGTCCGAGATGGGAAGATGGTTGAAGATGATGGTGTTGCCGAGGATGGGGCTGATAATGTTTAG
- the LOC107616579 gene encoding uncharacterized protein LOC107616579 — MVFVRRKRVTDPFDDEAKARLVGGDHRKLSYDSSGSEHSGTGDGDENSPCLSELVHNFLEDNGNEDESVGDEFDSERVDSVSECMDSVVEALMLTATNNVSDPYRALLHAHVLEATERFAFMREQNASSFRRSVLSFLRERGHNAAICKTRWDSSSGVVTAGNYEFIDVVQSGPSTWRQNRYFVDLDFAVQFEIARASNSYSEVLSNVPRIFVGTAEELKRTVLALCEAAKRCFRSKGLSVPPWRKNRFMQEKWFGPYRRTTNPVHGNPVPAVVDGVTGAKCRFVGFNDAVLEARRGGVFVD; from the coding sequence ATGGTGTTTGTAAGGAGAAAACGAGTCACTGACCCGTTCGACGACGAAGCCAAAGCTCGCCTTGTTGGCGGCGATCACCGGAAATTGAGCTACGACAGCAGCGGGAGCGAACATTCCGGCACCGGCGATGGCGACGAGAACTCTCCGTGTCTCTCCGAGCTCGTGCATAATTTCCTGGAGGACAACGGAAACGAGGATGAGTCAGTAGGTGACGAGTTCGACTCGGAGCGAGTCGACTCAGTCTCCGAATGCATGGACTCGGTGGTGGAAGCGCTCATGTTAACCGCAACGAACAATGTGAGCGATCCTTACAGAGCGTTGCTCCACGCACACGTTCTTGAAGCCACTGAGAGGTTCGCGTTTATGAGGGAGCAAAACGCATCGTCGTTTCGACGAAGCGTGTTGTCGTTTTTGCGTGAGAGAGGGCACAATGCAGCGATATGCAAGACAAGGTGGGATTCTTCCTCCGGAGTGGTCACAGCGGGGAACTACGAGTTCATCGACGTGGTGCAATCTGGACCGTCCACGTGGCGGCAGAACAGGTACTTCGTGGATCTCGATTTCGCCGTTCAGTTTGAGATCGCAAGGGCTAGTAATAGTTACTCTGAAGTTCTGAGCAATGTTCCCAGAATATTCGTTGGGACAGCAGAAGAGCTGAAACGCACCGTTTTGGCGTTGTGCGAAGCTGCGAAACGGTGTTTCAGGAGCAAGGGGCTCTCGGTGCCACCTTGGAGAAAGAACCGGTTCATGCAGGAAAAGTGGTTCGGTCCGTATAGAAGGACGACGAATCCGGTTCATGGAAACCCGGTTCCCGCGGTTGTTGATGGAGTGACCGGTGCTAAATGCAGGTTCGTTGGATTCAACGACGCCGTTTTGGAAGCCAGACGCGGCGGTGTTTTTGTCGATTGA